A section of the Spirosoma pollinicola genome encodes:
- a CDS encoding TMEM175 family protein, which yields MKLHSPGEEKPKTRLEALADGTFAIVFTILVLELFIRNQHFVDAEGLCQYLLGLAPKFLSYLLSFAILATYWLGHAEQLYFVRRINRPFVLTNLLFLFFIALIPFSTSLISEYSEFSLSTRLYGLNLVCCQLAFYWNWQLACSPRLQRLGLNSGVIKGHQRYIVLGLVFQLIGIGISYLQAWLGLLILALIPLTYLVVLARDKRSFDELYLE from the coding sequence ATGAAGCTTCACTCGCCTGGAGAGGAAAAACCTAAAACCCGCCTGGAAGCACTGGCGGATGGGACGTTTGCCATTGTCTTTACCATCCTGGTACTCGAGTTATTTATCCGCAATCAGCATTTTGTGGATGCCGAAGGGTTATGTCAGTACTTGCTCGGGCTAGCGCCCAAGTTTCTGAGCTACCTGTTATCCTTTGCCATTTTGGCTACCTACTGGCTGGGTCATGCCGAACAGCTTTACTTTGTGCGCCGGATCAACCGGCCCTTTGTGCTGACAAACTTGTTATTTTTGTTCTTCATTGCCCTGATTCCCTTCTCGACGAGCCTGATTAGTGAGTACTCCGAGTTTTCACTTTCGACCCGACTCTATGGACTTAACTTAGTGTGCTGTCAGCTGGCCTTTTACTGGAACTGGCAGCTGGCCTGCTCGCCCCGCTTACAGCGCTTAGGGCTTAACTCAGGAGTCATTAAAGGTCATCAGCGCTACATTGTACTGGGTTTGGTGTTCCAGCTCATCGGCATTGGCATTTCTTATCTACAGGCTTGGTTAGGGTTACTCATCTTAGCGCTGATTCCCCTGACGTACCTGGTGGTGTTGGCTCGGGACAAACGCAGTTTTGACGAGTTATACTTGGAATGA
- a CDS encoding cold-shock protein: MPTGSVKFFNESKGFGFIKPDDGSDDVFVHISATSEELRENDNVSYNVEQGKKGLNAVNVKRT; this comes from the coding sequence GTCAAATTTTTCAATGAGAGTAAAGGCTTCGGCTTTATTAAACCCGACGATGGCAGCGACGATGTGTTTGTGCATATTTCAGCCACCAGCGAAGAACTCCGAGAGAACGACAACGTATCGTACAACGTCGAGCAGGGCAAGAAGGGCTTGAATGCGGTCAACGTCAAACGGACATAA